From a single Miscanthus floridulus cultivar M001 chromosome 8, ASM1932011v1, whole genome shotgun sequence genomic region:
- the LOC136472702 gene encoding small ribosomal subunit protein uS8z/uS8w, translating into MVRVSVLNDALKSMYNAEKRGKRQVMIRPSSKVIIKFLTVMQRHGYIGEFEYVDDHRAGKIVVELNGRLNKCGVISPRFDVGVKEIEGWTARLLPSRQFGYIVLTTSAGIMDHEEARRKNVGGKVLGFFY; encoded by the exons ATGGTGAGGGTCAGTGTGCTCAACGATGCGCTCAAGTCCATGTACAATGCTGAGAAGAGGGGGAAAAGGCAAGTCATGATCAGGCCGTCATCGAAGGTCATCATCAAGTTCTTGACTGTCATGCAGCGTCATG GCTACATTGGTGAGTTCGAATACGTGGATGACCACCGTGCTGGGAAGATTGTGGTGGAACTGAATGGAAGGCTAAACAAATGTGGTGTTATTAGCCCTCGCTTTGATGTTGGCGTAAAGGAGATCGAAGGATGGACTGCCAGGCTGCTCCCATCACGTCAG TTTGGCTACATCGTGCTGACGACGTCTGCTGGCATTATGGACCATGAGGAGGCCCGTAGGAAGAATGTTGGAGGCAAGGTTCTAGGTTTCTTCTATTGA